From the Carnobacterium maltaromaticum DSM 20342 genome, the window ATTAAATGGACACGAGTTTAAAATAAGATTTTTACTTATTGATACACCGGAGACGGTAAAGCCTGGGGTAGAACCACAACCGTTTGGAAAAGAGGCCAGTGACCGTACAAATGAACTTTTATCAACTGCAGAAACGATTGAGATTGAATTTGATAAGGGAGATAAAACAGATCACTACAAACGAGCACTTTGTTATGTATACGTAGACGGAAGTCTTATCCAAAATATATTGGTTACTGAAGGTTTAGCAAAAATTGCGTATGTTTCCAGTCCGAATGATAGCTTACTGCCTGAAATTGAAAAAAATGAGCACGTAGCAAAAGAAAATAGAGTTGGTATTTGGTCACTTTCAAAGTAATAGGAATTTAGATTTTTATTCGTGATAGTTGTTTACTCATTGTTAATGAAACTATTTTATTATTGTAAACTGAAGAAGAAAAACGTAAAAAAGAGCTGAATAATAGCTCTTTTTTACGTTTTTTTATTTTGTCAGCATTTTTTTAACAATATGAGCGATATATTCTAGCGTATGAATCAGAAAAACATTGTTTTGTCTTAGTCGCTCCAGCCACCTCCACCGCTCCACAACAAATCGTTTGTTCCAAACGAAAAAACCAAAT encodes:
- a CDS encoding thermonuclease family protein — its product is MKKIMILLFLSAFIVTGCSELSLSEEHITTSELREGNLDNENSGVSKFNGNNFSVLPKNEKIKVTFSKKVDGDTARFSLNGHEFKIRFLLIDTPETVKPGVEPQPFGKEASDRTNELLSTAETIEIEFDKGDKTDHYKRALCYVYVDGSLIQNILVTEGLAKIAYVSSPNDSLLPEIEKNEHVAKENRVGIWSLSK